TGCGGTTGCCTGCGGCACGCGCAGGCGTGACCCAGGCCACACGCCCGGCGATGGGGTAGCGCTGCGGGTCGTCCGGCAACGAGAGCAGCACATACACATCGTCGCCCAGCTGGTAGTCACGGGCAGTGGCGATGAACAGGCCGCCCTCGGTGAACATCGGAATGTAGGCCGCGTGCAGCGCGCCTTTTTCCTTGATGGCCAGTTGGATGACGCTGGGGCGGGGCGAGGAATGGTTGCTGCTCATGGCCGCGAGTTTAGGACGTTTTGGGCCCGGCCCACCAGCGATTCCAGCAGCAGCCCCGCATTGAAGGGGTGCTCGACCACGCGGGCGGTGGCATTCAGGTCTTTGGACCACTGGGTCAGGGCTGCCACCGAGGGGGAAGCTGGCAGGTCGCTGGCCGCAAAAAACCGCGGTGCGGCCCCCACGCGGGCCAGCAGCAGGTCGTGGCAAAGCTTTTGCAGGGCATCGACCACCTGGGCCGGAGCCCAGTCGGCAAACACGGTCAACAACCCCTGCCCCACGGCGCGGGGAATGGCCGACCAGCTGTGCGCGGTGCGCCCGGCGCGGGCCCATTGCAGGGCGTCTTCCGGGCGGCTCCCGGCAGCGGCCAGCAGCACGCCGGCATCGGCCGCGGGCACGCCCTCGGCCTGCAGCCAGGCGGTGGACACGTCTTTTTCGGGCCAGACCATGTTGTGCCCCATGCAGCGGCTGCGGATGGTGGGAAGCAGCTGGTGGGCGGCTCCGGTGGCCAGCACAAACTTCACGTCGCCCGGCGGCTCTTCCAGGGTTTTGAGCAGGGCGTTGGCCGTAATGTGGTTCATGCGCTCGGCCGGGTACACCAGCACCGCCTTGCCCCGGCCCCGGCCGCTGGTGCGCTGCGCAAACTCAACGGCATCGCGCATGGCATCCACGCGGATTTCCTTGCTGGCCTTGCGCTTTTTGTCGTCAATGTCGGACTGGGCCTTTTCGCTCAGCGGCCAGCCCCGCTCAACCATCATGGCCTCGGGCATCAGCAGGCACAGGTCGGCGTGGGCGTGCACCTCAATGGCGTGGCAGCTGGCGCACTGGCCGCAGGCACCCTGGGCGGTGGGCACGTCGCACAGCCAGGCACGCACCAGCTCCATGGCCAGCGTGTACTGGCCCAGGCCGCTGGGGCCTTGCAGCAGCCAGGCGTGGCCGCGCTGGGCCAGCAGGCTGTCGCGTTGCTGTGCCACCCAGGGGGGCAAGACAGGGTTGCTCATAGGCTGCCCAACCAGCCGCGTTGCACCAGTACGGCATGGATCTGCTGCCACACCGCGTCGCGTTCCCCATCCGCGTCGATGCGCGCAATCCGCTGCGGAGCCTGGGCGGCACGCTGGGCGTAGCCCTGGGCCACACGGGCAAAGAAAGCGGCGGGTTGGGATTCAAAACGGTCGGGCACGCGGGCCCCAGCCAGCCGCTCGGCGGCGACAACGGGCGGCAGATCGAACCACAGCGTGAGGTCAGGGTTGCGAATGAAATCGGCCCCCAGCGCTGGTACTGCCTGCACAAACAGCTCTAAATTAGATAGCACGCCCCAATCGAAGCCGCGCCCACCGCCCTGGTAGGCGAAGGTGGCATCGGTGAAGCGGTCGCAGACCAGCACTTCGCCCCGCGCCAGGGCCGGTTCGATCACCTGCTGCAGATGGTCGCGCCGGGCGGCGAAGACCAGCAAGGCCTCGGTCAGCGGGTCCATGGCGTCGTTGAGCACCAGGGCCCGCAGCTTCTCGGCCAGTGGCGTGCCGCCAGGTTCGCGGGTCAGCGTGACCACCCGGCCCTGGGCCCGGAAGGCATCGGCCACGGCAGCGATGTGGCTGGATTTGCCCGCGCCATCGATGCCTTCAAAACTGATAAAGATGCCGGGTGGGTTCATTTTTTGCGTTGGAACTTGTTGACGGCCGTGTTGTGCTCGTCCAGGCTGCTGCTGAACTGGCTGCTGCCGTCGCCGCGCGCCACAAAGTACAGGGCGGTGGTGCTGGCGGGCTGCACGGCGGCCAGGAGCGATTGCTTGCCGGGCATGGCGATAGGCGTGGGTGGCAGGCCCCGGCGCAGGTAGGTGTTGTAGGGCGTGTCGTTCAGCAGATCGCGCTTGCGCAGATTGCCGTCAAAGTCGGCGCCCAGGCCGTAGATCACGGTCGGGTCGGTCTGCAACGGCATGCCGATGCGCAACCGGTTGTTGAACACACCCGCCACCAGGCTGCGGTCGCCCGACTGGCCGGTTTCCTTTTCGATGATGCTGGCCAGGGTCAGGGCCTGCTCGGGCGTTTTGGCCTGTGTGGTGGGCTGGCGCAAATCCCAGGCAGCGGCCAGATGTTTGTCCATGGCGTGCATGGCCCGCTTGAGCACCGCAAGGTCGCTGCTGCCTTTGGAATAGGTATAGGTGTCGGGGAAGAAGCGGCCCTCGGGATGGACACCCGGGCGGCCCAGCGCGGCCATGATGGAATCATTGCCCAGCGCTTGACTGTCGGGCTTGAGCTGCTCTGCTTTGGATAGCGCGGCACGAACCTGGGTGAAGTTCCAGCCCTCCACCAGCGTCACGGCCCGCAGCGCCTCGTCGCCGCGCACCAGCTTGTCCAGCAGGCTGATGGGCGTGGCACCGGCGGTGATCTCATAGCTGCCCGCCTTGATCTGGCGGCCGTTGCCCGAAGCGCGGAACCAGGCGTAGAGCAGCACTGGCGAGGTCTGCACCCCTGCGTCCACCGCCGCCTGCGCCACGCCGCGCGCGCCGGTGCCGGACTCGATAGCCAAATCCAGCGACGGCGCGGCCAGGGCCAGCGGCTGGTGTAACCACCACCATGCTGCGCCGCCGCCCACACCCGCTACCAAGAGCAAAACCAATATCAGACGACGCACAGCCTTACAAGCCTTATAGATAACAAGGGGGGATGATAATTCACGCTATGAACCTTTTACCCAACGGCTCCGCCCCCCTCACCCACCTGGGCATCATCCGCGCCGAAGGTGCCGATGCTGCTAAATTTCTACACGGCCAGCTGACACAGGACTTCGCGCTGCTGGGCCAGACCGAAGCCCGCCTGGCCGCGTTTTGCAATGCCAAGGGCCGCATGCAGGCCAGTTTTATTGGCTTCAAACGCAGCGCGACCGAGATCTTGCTCGTCTGCCACCGCGATCTGCTGGCCACCACCCTGAAGCGCCTGGGCATGTTTGTGATGCGCGCCCAGGCCAAATTGACGGATGCCACCGCCGACTTCGACCTGTACGGCACCATCGGCGGCCCGGCCCAGCCCGCCTGGACCACCACCACGGTGGACGGCACCACCACCGTCGCCCTCTACCCCGCCGACGGCCAGCCCCGCGCGATGGTCATCGCCCCCACCGGCAGCCCCGCGCCCGCAGGCCCGGTGCTGGGCCTGGACCTGTGGCTGTGGAGCGAGGTGCGCAGCGGCATTGCCACCGTGTCCACACCGATTTTTGAGGCCCTGGTGCCGCAGATGCTGAACTACGAGTCGGTCGGCGGCGTGAACTTCAAAAAAGGCTGCTACCCCGGCCAGGAAATTGTGGCCCGCAGCCAGTTCCGCGGCACCCTGAAACGCCGCGCCGCCATCGCGCATGCGGCAGTGCCGATGGCCGCGGGGCAAGAAGTCTTCCACTCCGCCGATGCCGAGCAACCCTGCGGCATCGTGGTGCAGGCCGCGGCCTCGCCCGAGGGTGGGTGGGACGCGATTGTGTCCTTGCAGATTGCGGCGATGCAGGACGGGGCTTTGACGGTGGATGGAGCGGCTTTGACCCTGCTGCCCCTGCCCTACGAACTACTGGCGGATATCTAAAAACATCTCGATGTGCGGAATCCCCACTTCCGCGTACACCTCGCCCCGTGGCGTGAAGCCCAGCCGCTGGTAAAAGCCCTGCGCGCTGGTCTGGGCGTGCAGGCACACCTCCACATCGCCCCGCTCCCGCGCGGCCTGCACCAGGGCTTCCAGCACCTGCTGGCCCAGGCCGCTGCCGCGCAGGCGGGACAACACAGCCATGCGCCCGATGCGCCCCACGGCCGGTGCGTGCACCAGCAAGCGGCCGGTAGCCACGGGTTCACCCTGGGCATCGCAGATCACGGCATGCACGGCGGTCTGGTCGGCCACGTCCCATTCCATCTCGGCGGGGATGTTTTGTTCGTGGACGAACACGGCGGTGCGTACCTGGGAGGCCGGGGTGCCAAGCTGGCTCCAGGGGCCGATGGTCAAAGTATTCATAAATCAAACGCCTTACGAAGGGCCTGCGCAGCAGCCTGGTGGGCCAGTTTGGCCTCGGGAATGGCGCGGCCCATTTTGATGAATTCGTGGGTCACGCCACGGTAGATATCCAGATCCACCGGCACCCCGGCCAGGCGCAGCTTGTCGGCGTAGAGCACGCCCTCGTCCACCAACGGGTCGCATTCGGCCAGGCCGAACCAGGCCGGTGCCACGCCGTCGACGTCGGGGGCGTTCAAAGGGGCGAAGCGCCAGTCGGTGTAGTCGGCAGCGTGCGGCAGATAGTGGCTGAAGAAGAACTGGATTTGCGCCTGGTCCAGCAAGAAACCGCTGCCAAAGCGGCTGTGCGAAGGCGTATCGGCATGGGCTGCGCAGCCAGGGTAGAACAGCAGTTGCAGGGCCAGGGGCATCCGCGCATCGCGGGCCTGGATGGCGCATACCGCCGCCAACGTGCCGCCAGCGCTGTCGCCGCCCACGGCCACTCCGGCGGAATCGGGCTGGGTGGCCAGCCAGGCCAGCGCGTCCCAGGCGTCCTCCACGGCAGTGGGAAAGCGGTGCTCGGGCGACATGCGGTAGCCCAGCGACACCACGGCGCAGCCGCTGAGGCGGCTGAGTTCGCGGCACAGGATGTCGTGGGTGTTGACGCTGCCGATCATGAAGCCGCCACCGTGGAAGAAAAGCAAGGTGGGCAACGGCCCGTTAGTCGGTGCGTAGCGCCGGGCGGGAATGGCAACGCCGTCGCGGGCGGCTAT
This sequence is a window from Rhodoferax sp. WC2427. Protein-coding genes within it:
- a CDS encoding PilZ domain-containing protein — protein: MSSNHSSPRPSVIQLAIKEKGALHAAYIPMFTEGGLFIATARDYQLGDDVYVLLSLPDDPQRYPIAGRVAWVTPARAAGNRTQGVGIQFPKEEKARVLKIKIEEILGPHLASDRPTQTI
- a CDS encoding DNA polymerase III subunit delta', which encodes MSNPVLPPWVAQQRDSLLAQRGHAWLLQGPSGLGQYTLAMELVRAWLCDVPTAQGACGQCASCHAIEVHAHADLCLLMPEAMMVERGWPLSEKAQSDIDDKKRKASKEIRVDAMRDAVEFAQRTSGRGRGKAVLVYPAERMNHITANALLKTLEEPPGDVKFVLATGAAHQLLPTIRSRCMGHNMVWPEKDVSTAWLQAEGVPAADAGVLLAAAGSRPEDALQWARAGRTAHSWSAIPRAVGQGLLTVFADWAPAQVVDALQKLCHDLLLARVGAAPRFFAASDLPASPSVAALTQWSKDLNATARVVEHPFNAGLLLESLVGRAQNVLNSRP
- the tmk gene encoding dTMP kinase, coding for MNPPGIFISFEGIDGAGKSSHIAAVADAFRAQGRVVTLTREPGGTPLAEKLRALVLNDAMDPLTEALLVFAARRDHLQQVIEPALARGEVLVCDRFTDATFAYQGGGRGFDWGVLSNLELFVQAVPALGADFIRNPDLTLWFDLPPVVAAERLAGARVPDRFESQPAAFFARVAQGYAQRAAQAPQRIARIDADGERDAVWQQIHAVLVQRGWLGSL
- the mltG gene encoding endolytic transglycosylase MltG, which translates into the protein MLLVAGVGGGAAWWWLHQPLALAAPSLDLAIESGTGARGVAQAAVDAGVQTSPVLLYAWFRASGNGRQIKAGSYEITAGATPISLLDKLVRGDEALRAVTLVEGWNFTQVRAALSKAEQLKPDSQALGNDSIMAALGRPGVHPEGRFFPDTYTYSKGSSDLAVLKRAMHAMDKHLAAAWDLRQPTTQAKTPEQALTLASIIEKETGQSGDRSLVAGVFNNRLRIGMPLQTDPTVIYGLGADFDGNLRKRDLLNDTPYNTYLRRGLPPTPIAMPGKQSLLAAVQPASTTALYFVARGDGSSQFSSSLDEHNTAVNKFQRKK
- a CDS encoding folate-binding protein YgfZ: MNLLPNGSAPLTHLGIIRAEGADAAKFLHGQLTQDFALLGQTEARLAAFCNAKGRMQASFIGFKRSATEILLVCHRDLLATTLKRLGMFVMRAQAKLTDATADFDLYGTIGGPAQPAWTTTTVDGTTTVALYPADGQPRAMVIAPTGSPAPAGPVLGLDLWLWSEVRSGIATVSTPIFEALVPQMLNYESVGGVNFKKGCYPGQEIVARSQFRGTLKRRAAIAHAAVPMAAGQEVFHSADAEQPCGIVVQAAASPEGGWDAIVSLQIAAMQDGALTVDGAALTLLPLPYELLADI
- a CDS encoding GNAT family N-acetyltransferase; the protein is MNTLTIGPWSQLGTPASQVRTAVFVHEQNIPAEMEWDVADQTAVHAVICDAQGEPVATGRLLVHAPAVGRIGRMAVLSRLRGSGLGQQVLEALVQAARERGDVEVCLHAQTSAQGFYQRLGFTPRGEVYAEVGIPHIEMFLDIRQ
- a CDS encoding alpha/beta hydrolase, translating into MHSLSHAPLTPAMAGVLHRMARARRTPMHLLTPQQARDAYEIGAAMLEVPKAHLARVEDFTIAARDGVAIPARRYAPTNGPLPTLLFFHGGGFMIGSVNTHDILCRELSRLSGCAVVSLGYRMSPEHRFPTAVEDAWDALAWLATQPDSAGVAVGGDSAGGTLAAVCAIQARDARMPLALQLLFYPGCAAHADTPSHSRFGSGFLLDQAQIQFFFSHYLPHAADYTDWRFAPLNAPDVDGVAPAWFGLAECDPLVDEGVLYADKLRLAGVPVDLDIYRGVTHEFIKMGRAIPEAKLAHQAAAQALRKAFDL